One segment of Anatilimnocola aggregata DNA contains the following:
- a CDS encoding PSD1 and planctomycete cytochrome C domain-containing protein: MRKLHYPPATWASLLLLLMTLSRGVADDAGLHLFETSVRPVLVEKCLECHGPKAQESNLRLDSREAALRGGESGPAIALDKPEQSLLLKAIRHSGQLKMPPEAKLKDAQIAAIERWIKLGAPWPKVDLAVNPRAEIARQHWAFQPVRDPPVPTQFPAANPIDSFVHEKLSAAKLVASPRADRRTLIRRATFDLLGMPPTADEVDAFVCDDDPSAYARLIERLLASPHYGEQWGRHWLDVARYSDTKGYVYARENRTWVHAWAYRDWVTKSLNDDLPYDKFLLYQIAADQAAGDEKRHLAAMGFLTLGRRFLGVTHDIIDDRIDVLTRGTMGLTVACARCHDHKYDPIPAADYYSLYGVFQNCIERSVPAGEPQERDAAYQAFEQEWQKRQKKLDDLLLQRRNESAARVRERVGDYLMAQLELHKYPEEGFDQLLTKTDIIPEFVRHWQNYLREAAKNDDRIFNTWLALAAVPAEGFKEQAVAVLEALQRRSNCEVHPLVKERFRTPVHSHLDVATRYGQLFIEIETEWQAARAKAAENNEPLPTMLADKPREQLRQVLYGENSPCETPNAGIVNIEGFFDNGTVTELWKAQGEVDAWLIQSPLAPPQGLILEDRPIPLPAYVFKRGKAANKGAEAPRQFLAHFAGPNRKPFELGSGRLELAKAIIDPNNPLTPRVLVNRVWLHHFGAGLVRTPSDFGTRAEQPSHPELLDWLTSRFLAEGWSLKQLHRRIMLSGTYQQTSHGPEKKEPLATALQIDPENRLLWRMNQRRLTFEELRDAMFAATSELKLEIGGKPADLFNAGFKRRSLYGQIDRQFLPGTLRAFDFANPDLHIPQRTETTVPQQALFFLNHQLVLSRAQSLAKTVPATLAPTERVQQMFRHVYQRAASPEQVTAALALVAAKSDESENTAPATAVDWQYGFAEFDEQAQRNKAFTKLPLFNGTAWQGGPAWPDPKLGWVQLTADGGHAGNDVPHAAVRRWTAPRDMLVNISSVIVHDTAAGDGVRARIISSRHGLLKEARVHNNQAEMKGEQVELKAGDTLDFAVDIGGTLNNDQFTWEVRITPAVATTDMPVVAWNSRTDFTGPITSQLDSWEQLAQVLFSTNEFMFID, encoded by the coding sequence ATGAGAAAACTCCATTACCCGCCGGCCACTTGGGCCAGTCTGCTATTGCTGCTGATGACGCTAAGTCGCGGCGTGGCCGACGATGCCGGGCTGCATCTATTCGAAACCAGCGTGCGGCCCGTCCTGGTCGAGAAATGCCTCGAGTGCCACGGCCCGAAAGCACAGGAATCGAACCTGCGGCTCGACTCGCGCGAAGCAGCGCTGCGGGGCGGTGAATCGGGCCCAGCCATCGCGCTCGACAAGCCCGAGCAAAGCCTGCTGCTGAAGGCCATTCGCCACTCGGGCCAGTTGAAGATGCCTCCCGAAGCAAAGCTGAAGGACGCGCAAATCGCGGCCATTGAGCGGTGGATCAAGCTCGGCGCGCCGTGGCCGAAAGTCGACCTCGCGGTCAATCCGCGGGCAGAAATTGCCCGCCAACATTGGGCATTCCAACCCGTGCGCGATCCACCGGTCCCCACGCAGTTCCCCGCCGCGAATCCTATCGACTCGTTCGTCCACGAGAAATTGTCCGCTGCCAAGTTGGTCGCTTCCCCACGTGCTGATCGCCGCACGCTCATTCGCCGCGCCACGTTCGATCTGCTCGGCATGCCCCCCACAGCCGACGAAGTTGATGCCTTCGTCTGCGACGACGATCCAAGCGCCTATGCCAGGCTCATCGAACGGCTCCTCGCCTCGCCCCACTACGGCGAACAATGGGGCCGACATTGGCTCGACGTCGCCCGCTATTCAGACACCAAGGGCTATGTCTACGCACGCGAAAACCGGACCTGGGTGCATGCCTGGGCCTATCGCGATTGGGTGACCAAGTCCCTCAATGACGACCTCCCTTACGATAAGTTTCTCCTTTATCAAATCGCCGCCGATCAGGCCGCTGGAGATGAAAAGCGTCACTTGGCCGCGATGGGGTTCCTCACGCTCGGCCGCCGCTTTCTGGGCGTGACGCACGACATCATTGACGACCGAATTGATGTCCTCACCCGCGGCACAATGGGTCTCACAGTCGCTTGCGCCCGCTGTCACGATCACAAGTACGACCCGATTCCCGCTGCCGACTATTACTCGCTCTACGGTGTGTTTCAAAACTGCATCGAACGCTCGGTGCCTGCGGGTGAACCTCAGGAGCGCGATGCCGCTTATCAGGCCTTTGAACAAGAGTGGCAGAAGCGGCAAAAGAAGCTCGACGATCTATTGCTGCAGCGGCGCAATGAGTCCGCAGCTAGAGTGCGCGAACGTGTGGGCGACTATCTCATGGCCCAACTGGAATTGCACAAGTATCCCGAAGAAGGCTTCGATCAACTGCTGACGAAGACCGATATCATCCCGGAGTTCGTCCGCCATTGGCAGAACTATCTGCGCGAAGCGGCGAAGAACGACGACCGCATTTTCAACACCTGGCTCGCCTTGGCAGCGGTTCCCGCAGAAGGATTCAAGGAACAGGCAGTCGCAGTGCTGGAAGCATTGCAGCGAAGATCGAATTGCGAAGTTCATCCCTTGGTAAAGGAACGTTTTCGCACACCCGTTCATTCCCACCTCGATGTGGCCACCCGTTACGGCCAGCTCTTCATCGAAATTGAAACCGAATGGCAAGCGGCCCGAGCAAAGGCAGCAGAAAACAATGAGCCCTTGCCCACGATGCTCGCGGACAAACCCCGCGAGCAATTGCGGCAAGTCCTGTATGGCGAGAATTCACCTTGCGAAACGCCGAATGCGGGGATCGTGAACATTGAGGGCTTTTTCGATAACGGTACTGTGACCGAATTGTGGAAAGCCCAGGGCGAAGTCGATGCCTGGCTGATTCAGTCTCCGCTCGCGCCGCCGCAAGGATTGATTTTGGAAGATCGCCCCATACCGCTGCCGGCTTATGTCTTCAAACGCGGCAAGGCCGCCAACAAAGGGGCGGAAGCGCCGCGGCAGTTCCTCGCGCACTTCGCCGGCCCCAATCGCAAGCCGTTCGAGCTGGGAAGTGGCCGGCTGGAACTCGCCAAAGCGATCATCGATCCCAACAATCCACTCACGCCGCGCGTGTTGGTGAATCGAGTTTGGTTACACCATTTTGGGGCCGGGCTCGTACGGACGCCCAGCGATTTTGGGACGCGCGCGGAGCAGCCCAGTCATCCGGAATTGCTCGATTGGCTGACGAGCCGCTTTCTCGCCGAAGGCTGGAGCCTGAAGCAGTTGCACCGTCGCATCATGCTCAGCGGAACGTATCAGCAGACTTCGCACGGACCGGAGAAAAAGGAACCACTGGCGACCGCACTGCAAATCGATCCCGAGAATCGGCTGCTGTGGCGGATGAATCAGCGACGGCTGACATTTGAAGAACTGCGCGATGCAATGTTCGCCGCCACGAGCGAATTGAAACTCGAAATTGGTGGCAAGCCTGCTGATCTGTTTAATGCTGGTTTCAAACGGCGGTCGCTGTATGGTCAGATCGACCGGCAGTTCCTGCCCGGCACGTTGCGCGCCTTCGATTTCGCCAATCCTGATCTGCACATTCCGCAGCGAACCGAGACCACAGTCCCGCAGCAGGCTCTTTTCTTTCTCAATCATCAGTTGGTCCTGAGCCGCGCGCAATCACTGGCCAAGACCGTTCCTGCGACGCTCGCGCCAACCGAGCGTGTACAGCAGATGTTCCGGCATGTTTATCAGCGCGCCGCATCGCCCGAGCAAGTGACCGCAGCACTCGCGCTCGTTGCCGCGAAGAGCGATGAATCGGAGAACACGGCTCCGGCAACCGCCGTCGATTGGCAATACGGCTTCGCCGAGTTCGATGAACAGGCCCAGCGAAACAAAGCATTCACCAAGCTGCCGCTCTTCAACGGCACTGCCTGGCAAGGTGGCCCTGCGTGGCCCGATCCAAAGCTGGGCTGGGTGCAATTGACCGCTGACGGCGGGCATGCGGGAAACGACGTGCCGCACGCCGCCGTGCGCCGTTGGACAGCGCCGCGCGACATGCTGGTCAATATTTCGTCGGTCATTGTTCACGATACGGCCGCCGGCGATGGCGTGCGGGCACGCATCATCAGCAGTCGCCACGGCCTGCTTAAGGAAGCCCGTGTCCATAACAATCAGGCCGAAATGAAGGGAGAACAAGTCGAATTGAAAGCCGGTGATACCCTCGACTTCGCCGTCGACATCGGCGGTACGCTCAACAACGACCAGTTCACTTGGGAAGTTCGGATTACTCCTGCCGTCGCCACCACGGACATGCCGGTCGTTGCCTGGAACTCACGCACCGACTTCACCGGTCCCATTACCTCCCAGCTCGATTCCTGGGAACAACTGGCCCAAGTGTTGTTCTCGACGAATGAGTTCATGTTCATCGACTAG
- a CDS encoding tetratricopeptide repeat protein, giving the protein MTFGIALIETAHYAEARAALETALKFCPPAKQHRIFCQFGHLCRSEGDLHQAAGWFRRAVKLYPHEADTYIFLGGTLARLGYLRSAELIHRRGTECAEGCVDEAYLNLGLVLRAQGRYAEAAECCYQAIRIDPNYCAAKQLLRDVQRAERWTRPKD; this is encoded by the coding sequence ATGACTTTCGGAATCGCACTCATCGAAACCGCGCATTATGCAGAGGCGAGAGCCGCTCTGGAGACAGCCCTCAAATTCTGTCCGCCCGCAAAACAACACCGAATTTTTTGCCAATTCGGACATCTGTGTCGGAGTGAAGGAGACTTGCACCAGGCTGCGGGATGGTTTCGCCGAGCCGTGAAACTATACCCACACGAAGCTGATACATACATTTTTCTCGGAGGTACGTTGGCACGGTTGGGCTATTTGCGATCAGCGGAGCTTATACATCGGCGGGGAACAGAGTGTGCCGAAGGCTGTGTCGATGAGGCTTACCTCAACCTGGGCCTCGTTCTTCGCGCTCAGGGTCGATACGCCGAAGCGGCCGAATGCTGCTATCAAGCAATTCGCATCGACCCTAACTATTGTGCAGCGAAGCAACTGCTCCGCGATGTGCAGCGTGCGGAGCGCTGGACCAGACCGAAGGATTGA
- a CDS encoding type II toxin-antitoxin system RelE/ParE family toxin: protein MANTQLEYHRLAIQEARNAKQWYDRASESAGRRFEQSVRQALDQIAEAPERWPANPDGTQFRRLPHFPYLIIYRRLENDRVRVIAISHSRRRPGYWSRRK, encoded by the coding sequence ATGGCTAATACTCAGCTTGAGTATCATCGGCTGGCGATTCAGGAAGCGCGAAACGCAAAGCAATGGTATGACCGAGCCAGTGAATCTGCCGGCCGTCGCTTTGAACAATCAGTCAGGCAAGCCCTCGATCAAATCGCCGAGGCACCTGAGCGATGGCCCGCGAATCCAGATGGTACTCAGTTTCGTCGATTACCGCATTTTCCGTATTTGATCATCTATCGGCGGCTTGAAAATGACCGAGTGCGGGTCATTGCCATTTCCCATTCAAGAAGACGCCCAGGGTATTGGTCTCGCCGAAAATGA
- a CDS encoding elongation factor G: MAKVNVADLRNVAFCGHGNSGKTTLLDKLLVLTGAVSGEPSVDNGSSICDFDPEEKAHKRTIESSIVHFMHDGKRINAIDTPGYADFIGQTIGALRAVETAVIVVNAHSGIEVNTRRVFQEAGKAGVGRMIVINRMDEPNIDFPKLIEQLRDTFGNACALLNIPVGTGPDFKGVVTTLEKDHGAKGTLLPVADVHTQLIESIVEVDEALMEKYFEGEEPSPEKIEELTEQAIARGTLIPIVCCSAKTGVGLKDLLTVLAHEALPPGHIQRLAYKEGHKEGEEGDEIKLKSDPGAPLVAQVFKTRIDPFVQKLTYLRIYSGTLKKDDQVHVCGSRKGAKLGPLLDVQGAETKPIESASAGEIIAIAKMEDLHTGSTLGEFEMPRIPFPVPMVGLAVKPKSHNDEAKLSVSLHKILEEDSTLKLDRDPQTKELVMTGMSDLHLQILRERLHRRDKLDVDTRPPKIPFRETIMASAEGSYRHKKQSGGRGQFGEVHIRMYPLPRNITPEGFCTKDRFPQMKDFHFDPTHRFLWVNSVVGGSIPGNFLPAIEKGFKERIEKGVIAGHTVQDVAVEVHYGKHHDVDSSEAAFKIAGSMAFRNVFQQAKPALLEPIVRMEITVPESHVGDLYSDMSGRGGRVQGTDAAGGGYQTIFAEVPLREVTTYARTLSSMTGGQGSFTMEFSHYDIMPTSVQQEVVSKATMHEEEEE; this comes from the coding sequence ATGGCTAAGGTCAATGTGGCGGATCTTCGTAACGTGGCTTTTTGCGGCCACGGCAACAGCGGCAAGACGACGCTGCTGGATAAACTTCTGGTCCTGACCGGTGCCGTCTCTGGCGAACCGAGCGTCGACAACGGCAGCAGCATCTGTGATTTCGACCCGGAAGAAAAAGCTCACAAACGGACAATCGAGTCGAGCATCGTTCATTTCATGCACGATGGCAAACGGATCAACGCCATCGATACGCCCGGCTATGCCGACTTCATCGGCCAGACCATCGGTGCCCTGCGTGCCGTTGAAACCGCGGTCATTGTTGTCAACGCCCACAGCGGTATCGAAGTGAATACGCGCCGTGTGTTTCAAGAGGCGGGTAAGGCGGGTGTCGGGCGGATGATCGTCATCAACCGCATGGATGAGCCGAACATCGACTTCCCCAAGCTCATCGAGCAGCTGCGCGACACCTTTGGCAATGCCTGCGCGCTGCTTAATATTCCGGTTGGAACTGGGCCCGACTTCAAAGGTGTGGTGACCACGCTGGAGAAAGACCACGGCGCGAAAGGGACGCTGCTCCCTGTGGCCGATGTCCATACGCAGTTGATCGAGTCGATTGTTGAAGTCGACGAAGCGCTAATGGAAAAATATTTTGAAGGGGAAGAGCCGTCGCCCGAAAAGATCGAAGAACTGACCGAGCAAGCCATCGCTCGCGGCACCCTGATTCCGATCGTCTGCTGCTCGGCGAAAACCGGTGTGGGCTTGAAAGATCTGCTGACCGTCCTCGCTCACGAGGCGCTGCCGCCTGGGCACATTCAGCGATTGGCCTACAAAGAGGGGCATAAGGAAGGGGAGGAAGGAGACGAGATCAAACTGAAGTCCGATCCGGGTGCTCCGCTCGTAGCCCAGGTTTTTAAAACCCGCATCGATCCCTTCGTGCAAAAGCTCACCTATCTGCGGATTTATTCAGGCACGCTGAAAAAGGATGATCAGGTTCATGTATGCGGTTCGCGCAAGGGGGCGAAGCTCGGCCCACTGCTCGATGTGCAGGGTGCCGAAACGAAACCCATCGAAAGTGCTTCGGCCGGTGAGATCATCGCCATCGCCAAGATGGAAGACCTGCACACGGGCAGCACGCTCGGCGAATTCGAAATGCCCCGCATTCCGTTTCCCGTTCCTATGGTTGGCCTGGCGGTCAAGCCGAAGAGTCACAACGACGAAGCCAAACTCTCGGTATCGCTGCACAAGATTCTGGAAGAAGACTCAACGCTTAAGCTCGATCGCGACCCGCAGACCAAAGAGCTGGTGATGACCGGCATGAGCGATCTGCACTTGCAGATTCTGCGTGAGCGGCTGCACCGGCGCGATAAGCTCGATGTCGATACTCGGCCGCCGAAGATTCCCTTTCGCGAAACGATTATGGCCAGTGCCGAAGGGAGCTATCGCCACAAGAAGCAATCGGGCGGCCGCGGGCAGTTTGGCGAAGTCCACATTCGCATGTATCCCTTGCCGCGCAACATCACTCCCGAGGGGTTTTGCACCAAAGACCGGTTCCCGCAGATGAAGGATTTTCACTTCGACCCCACGCACCGTTTCTTGTGGGTCAACAGCGTGGTGGGCGGTTCGATTCCCGGCAACTTTCTGCCGGCGATTGAGAAGGGCTTCAAAGAGCGAATCGAGAAAGGTGTGATTGCCGGGCACACGGTGCAAGATGTGGCTGTCGAAGTTCACTACGGCAAGCATCACGATGTGGACTCAAGCGAAGCGGCCTTCAAAATCGCTGGCTCAATGGCGTTTCGCAACGTCTTTCAGCAAGCCAAGCCCGCGCTGCTCGAACCGATCGTGCGAATGGAAATCACCGTGCCTGAATCGCACGTCGGGGACCTTTATAGCGATATGTCTGGCCGCGGCGGTCGCGTGCAAGGAACCGACGCAGCTGGCGGCGGCTATCAAACGATCTTTGCGGAAGTTCCCTTGCGCGAAGTAACCACCTACGCCCGCACCCTCTCCAGCATGACCGGCGGCCAGGGGAGTTTCACGATGGAGTTCAGCCACTACGACATCATGCCCACCAGCGTGCAGCAGGAAGTGGTGAGCAAGGCGACCATGCACGAAGAGGAAGAGGAGTAA
- a CDS encoding 3-keto-disaccharide hydrolase, which translates to MTHSIRIALLFGILFSTSSLMGQEKPVDPKVAAAVEWKPLFDGKSIKGWKSINFGGEGEITVEKGSIILGTGDPLTGIVIEKAEGLPKDNYEITLEANRLEGDDFFCGLTFPVGDSHASFICGGWGGGLVGISSLDGMDASENTTTGYKKFESNKWYRIRVRVAGGQLQAFIDKENFADVKIADHKISTRFEVDITRPLGVSAYRTKAGIRDIKWRTVKEAEKVEEKK; encoded by the coding sequence ATGACTCACAGCATTCGCATTGCTCTCCTGTTCGGCATCTTGTTCTCCACTTCGTCGCTCATGGGACAAGAAAAACCTGTCGACCCCAAAGTCGCAGCTGCCGTCGAATGGAAGCCGCTATTCGACGGCAAGTCGATCAAAGGTTGGAAGAGCATCAACTTTGGCGGCGAAGGCGAAATCACCGTTGAAAAAGGTTCAATCATTCTCGGCACCGGCGACCCCCTCACCGGCATCGTGATCGAAAAAGCCGAAGGGCTCCCCAAGGACAATTACGAGATTACGCTCGAAGCCAACCGGCTTGAGGGAGATGACTTCTTCTGCGGGCTGACGTTTCCCGTTGGCGATTCGCACGCCAGCTTCATCTGCGGCGGTTGGGGTGGCGGGCTAGTGGGCATCTCCAGCCTCGACGGCATGGACGCTTCGGAAAACACCACCACGGGTTACAAAAAATTTGAGAGCAATAAGTGGTACCGCATTCGCGTGCGCGTCGCCGGCGGACAGTTACAAGCCTTCATCGACAAAGAGAACTTTGCCGACGTCAAAATCGCCGACCACAAAATCTCCACCCGCTTCGAAGTCGACATCACCCGCCCCCTCGGCGTCTCGGCCTACCGCACCAAGGCGGGCATTCGCGACATCAAGTGGCGCACGGTGAAAGAAGCCGAGAAGGTGGAAGAGAAGAAGTAG
- the hisA gene encoding 1-(5-phosphoribosyl)-5-[(5-phosphoribosylamino)methylideneamino]imidazole-4-carboxamide isomerase yields MQIWPAIDLRGGKCVRLKQGDYQRETVYGEDPAEMARHWVRQGASCLHLVDLDGARDGIGANQAAIIAILAAVKIPCQLGGGIRDEATIERLLGLGVSRLVVGTKALKEPAWFKQMCAKYPHKLALGIDARNGKVATDGWLETSSALAIDFAKQFSADAVGAIIYTDIARDGMLQGPNLPAMAEMKNAMTIPVIASGGVTTADDVVALAKVPMAGAIIGAAFYEETLTLPTALMAAKQ; encoded by the coding sequence ATGCAAATTTGGCCGGCGATCGACCTGCGCGGGGGCAAGTGCGTCCGCCTGAAGCAGGGCGACTATCAGCGGGAAACTGTCTACGGAGAAGATCCCGCGGAGATGGCTCGGCACTGGGTGCGGCAAGGCGCGTCATGCCTGCACCTGGTGGACCTGGACGGAGCGCGCGACGGCATTGGCGCTAACCAGGCGGCAATTATCGCTATCCTGGCTGCAGTCAAAATTCCCTGCCAACTGGGTGGCGGCATTCGCGATGAAGCCACCATCGAACGGTTGCTCGGGCTCGGAGTCTCTCGGCTTGTCGTCGGCACCAAAGCGCTGAAGGAGCCAGCCTGGTTCAAGCAGATGTGCGCGAAGTATCCGCATAAGCTGGCGCTCGGCATTGATGCGCGCAACGGCAAGGTCGCCACCGATGGCTGGCTCGAAACGAGCAGCGCGCTCGCGATCGATTTCGCGAAGCAATTCTCCGCTGATGCGGTCGGCGCCATCATCTATACCGATATTGCCCGCGACGGCATGCTACAGGGACCGAACCTGCCCGCAATGGCCGAAATGAAAAATGCCATGACCATTCCCGTCATCGCTTCCGGCGGCGTAACGACAGCTGACGATGTCGTCGCGCTCGCCAAAGTTCCGATGGCCGGGGCCATCATCGGCGCAGCCTTCTATGAAGAAACGCTCACACTGCCAACAGCACTGATGGCAGCGAAACAATAA
- the tadA gene encoding tRNA adenosine(34) deaminase TadA gives MIHLPDYDEEGEGLPDLPISHERFMRMALAEAQQALEEEEVPVGAVIVQGSRVIASAHNQREQLKDPTAHAEMIAITQAAESLGDWRLEGCTLYVTLEPCIMCSGAILQARVPIVVYGATDPKAGAVNTLFHLLNDNRLNHRCQIVPGVHAGPCGEILTRFFQAQRRLGKK, from the coding sequence ATGATTCACCTACCGGATTACGACGAAGAGGGCGAAGGACTGCCGGATTTGCCGATCAGCCATGAGCGGTTCATGCGCATGGCGCTGGCCGAAGCGCAGCAGGCCCTGGAAGAAGAAGAAGTGCCGGTCGGCGCGGTAATTGTGCAGGGCTCGCGGGTGATTGCGTCGGCGCACAATCAGCGCGAACAACTGAAGGATCCGACCGCGCACGCAGAGATGATTGCCATTACCCAGGCAGCGGAATCGCTCGGAGACTGGCGGCTGGAAGGTTGTACACTATACGTGACGCTGGAGCCCTGCATCATGTGCAGCGGGGCGATCTTGCAGGCGCGCGTGCCGATCGTCGTGTATGGCGCCACCGATCCCAAGGCAGGGGCCGTGAACACTCTCTTTCATTTGTTGAACGATAATCGACTCAATCACCGTTGCCAGATTGTCCCGGGCGTACACGCGGGGCCCTGCGGCGAAATTCTCACGCGGTTCTTTCAGGCCCAGCGCCGCTTGGGCAAAAAGTAG
- a CDS encoding DUF1501 domain-containing protein, which yields MNQILPCSRRELLQRSGLGLGALGLASLLGESGHQVQAKEIAGPLAPRAPHFAGKAKRVIHFFLNGGPSHVDTFDPKPALEKYAGQTLPQTLLTERKTGAAFPSPFKFKKYGQSGLEISELFAQTAQHADDIAVIRSMYAQVPNHEPSLMLMNCGDSVQPRPSVGAWVLYGLGTENQNLPGFLAMCPGGLPIKDTENWQSAFLPGAFQGTFIDSKHQQLAKLIENIAHPHASTATQRRQLDLLAQLNAEHRAARIDTRLDARIQTFELAFRMQTEAADAFDLARETKEVREAYGDGVHGRQTLIARRLLERGVRYVQLWHGAGQPWDNHDNIAGAHRKLAGEIDRPIAALIADLKRLGMFEDTLVVWGGEFGRTPTVELGGDGKAKLGRDHNHYGFSVWLAGGGIKGGQAYGATDEFGFKAVENPTSAHDLHATILHLLGFDHERLTYRYAGRDFRLTDVAGRVIKEIVA from the coding sequence GTGAATCAAATCCTTCCCTGCTCACGCCGCGAACTGCTCCAACGGAGCGGCCTCGGTCTCGGCGCACTCGGACTGGCCAGTCTGCTGGGCGAAAGTGGCCACCAGGTGCAGGCCAAGGAAATCGCGGGGCCTCTTGCGCCGCGCGCGCCTCATTTTGCCGGCAAGGCCAAGCGGGTGATTCATTTCTTTCTGAACGGCGGCCCCTCGCACGTCGATACGTTCGATCCTAAGCCAGCGTTAGAAAAATATGCGGGGCAAACATTACCCCAGACCTTGCTCACCGAGCGCAAGACGGGCGCTGCTTTCCCCTCGCCATTCAAGTTCAAGAAGTACGGTCAGAGCGGCTTGGAAATCAGCGAGCTCTTTGCGCAAACGGCCCAACATGCGGATGACATCGCGGTCATTCGGTCGATGTATGCGCAGGTTCCCAACCACGAACCTTCGCTGATGCTGATGAACTGCGGCGACTCCGTGCAACCGCGGCCCAGTGTCGGAGCGTGGGTGCTGTACGGCTTGGGAACCGAGAATCAGAATCTGCCTGGCTTCTTGGCGATGTGCCCGGGCGGCCTGCCAATCAAGGACACTGAAAACTGGCAGTCGGCATTTCTGCCGGGCGCGTTCCAAGGAACCTTCATCGATTCCAAGCATCAGCAACTGGCCAAGCTGATTGAGAACATCGCGCACCCGCACGCTTCGACCGCCACTCAGCGGCGGCAACTCGACCTGCTCGCGCAGTTGAATGCCGAGCATCGAGCTGCGCGGATCGATACGAGACTCGATGCCCGAATCCAAACGTTCGAACTCGCCTTCCGCATGCAGACGGAAGCCGCGGACGCGTTCGACCTGGCTCGAGAGACGAAAGAAGTGCGCGAGGCCTATGGCGACGGCGTTCACGGGCGGCAAACTCTGATTGCGCGGCGACTTCTCGAACGCGGCGTTCGTTACGTGCAACTGTGGCACGGTGCCGGCCAACCTTGGGACAACCACGACAATATCGCGGGGGCTCACAGAAAGTTGGCTGGTGAGATCGATCGGCCCATTGCAGCCCTGATCGCCGATCTGAAACGGCTGGGGATGTTCGAAGACACACTCGTCGTCTGGGGAGGTGAGTTTGGTCGAACGCCAACGGTGGAACTTGGCGGCGATGGCAAAGCGAAGCTTGGCCGCGACCACAATCATTACGGCTTCAGCGTGTGGCTGGCCGGCGGCGGCATCAAGGGTGGCCAGGCGTATGGAGCCACCGACGAGTTCGGCTTCAAGGCCGTCGAGAACCCAACCAGCGCGCACGACTTGCACGCGACGATTCTGCATCTGCTCGGTTTCGATCACGAGAGACTTACGTACCGCTATGCCGGCCGCGATTTCCGCCTGACCGATGTGGCCGGGCGTGTGATCAAAGAAATCGTCGCCTAG
- a CDS encoding addiction module protein, with the protein MTPQYQKLLDEAKQLSAEERIAIVGELLEITSSDPADDKVDDEFEYSSPLATEIQRRESELDSGKEQAIPHAEAMRLMFGSSDG; encoded by the coding sequence ATGACTCCTCAATACCAAAAACTGCTCGACGAAGCGAAGCAACTCTCCGCAGAAGAGCGAATTGCCATCGTGGGTGAACTGCTGGAGATTACAAGCAGTGACCCCGCAGACGACAAGGTCGACGATGAGTTCGAATACTCAAGCCCCTTGGCTACCGAGATTCAGCGTCGAGAGTCGGAACTCGATTCTGGCAAGGAGCAAGCAATTCCTCATGCGGAGGCAATGAGGCTGATGTTCGGAAGCTCTGATGGCTAA